The Streptomyces sp. NBC_01276 genome contains the following window.
CGCGAGTACGGGCTGATGCAGAAGGTGGTGAAGAAGCCGTCGCGGGACTTCACGGCGGTGCGCAGCCGCACGGCTTCGTCGTCCACGGCGGCGACGGCGGCGACGGCCTCGGCGCGCTCCGCGTCGGTGCCGGGCACGGCGGCGACCAGGGTCCCGAGCTCGGGCCGCTGGACGGTGGTCCCGTCGGCCTCGACGGCGGCGGCGAGCCGGTCGGCGTAGGGGCCGCCGCCCGCGGGCGCGAGGGCCGCGGCCCGGTCGAGGGCGGCGCGGGCCCCGGGCTGCACGGTGAAAGCGCCGGTCACGGCGCAGGCGTCGAAGCGCGGGTCGGTCAGCGCGAGGCGCAGCGCGTGCGGGTGCCCGACGAAGGCGCTGTCGACGACGGCGACCCGCCGGTCGGCGGGTACGTCGGCCAGCGCGGCGGCGGTGCCTTCGGGACCGGTGACCGGGCGGACGTCGAACCCGAGCGACCGGAGCTCGTCTTCAAGCGGTGATCCGGGGACCGGCAGGCCGGTGAGGATGACGGTCGACAGACGGACTCACTCCTTGCAGCGAACTTCTCGACGGGGCGCCCGGTGGGGCGGCGCGGCACGTCGGCAGAGGCTATCGGATGAATGGAACGCCGTATTCATCAGCCTTTCGGCCCCCCTCAGGGGGCTTTGGCCTCGGATGTTAGGGTGGTCGGCGGCGTGTACGAATCCCGTGAGCACGTCCCGGAACGAGGAAAGAGGTGGACTGATGACCGTCGCAGTGGTCGCTGCCGAGCGCGGCGAACTCCGGTACGTCCCCGTTTCCTCCCTCCGGGCTTCCGGCCGGGCCTGAGCACACCGTTCGGTCCCGTCGGCCGGAGCCCCCTGTCCAAGGGCTCACGTTGACCGACCACACCGACCACACCCACATCTGCGACAGCACCGCCGCCAACGGCTCCCCCTCCGCCGACTCCGGTCCCGACGGGGCCTTCCTCGCGGCCTTCATGGAGCTGCACCACGGCCTGCCCCGGCAGTCCCCCGGCTCCGACGCCACCACCCGCCACCTGCTGTCCCTGTGCGGACCGCTGCCCGAGCGGCCTCGCGTCCTGGACCTGGGCTGCGGTCCCGGCCGCAGCGCGCTGCTGCTCGCCGCCGAGGCGGGCGGGCCCGCCGGGGCCGGTTTCGCCGAGGTGACCGCCGTCGACCTCCACGAACCGTTCCTCGCCGAACTGCGCGCCGCCGCGGAGGCCCGCGGCCTCGGCGGCCGTGTCGAGGCGGTCCGGGCGGACATGGGCGCGCTCCCGTACGGGGACGGCTCCTTCGACCTCGTGTGGGCCGAGGGATCCGCCTACTGCATCGGCTTCGACCGGGCGCTCGCCGAGTGGAAGCGGCTGCTGGCACCCGGCGGCACCCTGGTGCTGACCGAGTGCGAGTGGACCGCCGAGGAGCCTTCCGCCGGAGCGCGGGCCTTCTGGGACCCGCAGTGCGCGCTGCGGTCCGCCGCCCGCAACACCGCCGCCGCCCAGGCGGCCGGGTACCGGGTGCTGGGGACCCGCCTGCAGCCGGACTCCGACTGGGCCGAGTACTACGGTCCGCTCACCGTCCGGGCCCGGACGGCGCGGGCCTCGACCCCGGCGGCCGGGGCCGCGCTGGCCGCCACGCGCGAGGAGATCGCCGTACGGGAGCGGCACGGCCACGAGTACGGCTACCGGGGCTACGTCCTGACCCCGGTGACCGCGGGGGACGGGGACCGCTGGCCGGCCCGGCCGGAGACCGCGGCGCAGGCGGCGGCCGTGCGGGCCGTCAACCTGGCGGCCTTCGACACCCCGCTGGAGGCTGATCTCGTGGACGCGCTGCGCGCCGACGGCGCCTGGCTGCCGGGGCTCTCCTACGTGGCCGTGCGTCCCGACGGCTCGGTGGCGGCGCACGCGCTGCTGACCCGTTGCACGGTGGACGGCGTACCGGCGCTGGCGCTCGCGCCGGTGGCCACCGATCCCCCGGCGCAGCGGTCGGGCGCCGGCAGCGCGGTCGTCCGGGCCCTGCTCGCGGCGGCCCGGGAGCGGGGAGAGTCGCTGGTCCTGGTCCTCGGGCATCCCGCGTACTACGCGCGCTTCGGGTTCGTGCCGGCCTCGCTCTTCGGGATCCGGGCCCCCTTCGAGGTGCCCGACGAGGCGATGATGGCGCTGGTCCTCGACGGTTCCGTGCCGGTGCCGAAGGGAACCATCCGCTACCCGGCCCCGTTCGGGATCTGACGGCGCGGCTCACCTGTCCGTCCCCCGCCGGGTGCCTAGCACGCGGCGGGGGGCGGACATGCGCTGATCTCCGAAGTGGGGACAAGACTCTTTTGTACGGCAGACTGAAGGCCGGAGTCCGAAGCGAAGGATGGGTATGCCGACCACACCAGCCACCGACGCCAACAGTGCGTCCGCCGGCACCGGAACTCAGGAATCGATCATGCTCGAACTGGTCGACGAGTCCGGCAACACCATCGGCACGGCGGAGAAGCTCTCCGCCCATCAGGCGCCCGGCCTGCTGCACCGGGCGTTCTCCGTGTTCCTCTTCGACGAGCGGGGCCGGCTGCTGCTCCAGCAGCGCGCCCTCGGGAAGTACCACTCCCCCGGCGTCTGGTCGAACACCTGTTGCGGCCACCCGTACCCCGGCGAGTCCCCGTTCGCGGCGGCGGCCCGGCGGACCCACGAGGAGCTGGGGCTGTCGCCCTCGCTGCTCGCCGAGGCGGGGACGGTGCGCTACAACCA
Protein-coding sequences here:
- a CDS encoding GNAT family N-acetyltransferase; this encodes MELHHGLPRQSPGSDATTRHLLSLCGPLPERPRVLDLGCGPGRSALLLAAEAGGPAGAGFAEVTAVDLHEPFLAELRAAAEARGLGGRVEAVRADMGALPYGDGSFDLVWAEGSAYCIGFDRALAEWKRLLAPGGTLVLTECEWTAEEPSAGARAFWDPQCALRSAARNTAAAQAAGYRVLGTRLQPDSDWAEYYGPLTVRARTARASTPAAGAALAATREEIAVRERHGHEYGYRGYVLTPVTAGDGDRWPARPETAAQAAAVRAVNLAAFDTPLEADLVDALRADGAWLPGLSYVAVRPDGSVAAHALLTRCTVDGVPALALAPVATDPPAQRSGAGSAVVRALLAAARERGESLVLVLGHPAYYARFGFVPASLFGIRAPFEVPDEAMMALVLDGSVPVPKGTIRYPAPFGI
- the idi gene encoding isopentenyl-diphosphate Delta-isomerase; its protein translation is MPTTPATDANSASAGTGTQESIMLELVDESGNTIGTAEKLSAHQAPGLLHRAFSVFLFDERGRLLLQQRALGKYHSPGVWSNTCCGHPYPGESPFAAAARRTHEELGLSPSLLAEAGTVRYNHPDPASGLVEQEYNHLFVGLAQAAPDPDPEEVGDTAFVTAEELVKRHAEAPFSAWFMTVLDAARPAIRELTGDAAGW